Proteins encoded in a region of the Sebastes fasciatus isolate fSebFas1 chromosome 9, fSebFas1.pri, whole genome shotgun sequence genome:
- the LOC141774098 gene encoding vinculin-like isoform X2, translated as MRKCAYACRERVSAHQHQPPTRLAAVLLGCDWAEEGGDSFCLSRSGGHRPSESSSLLPEVLTRGDGVQERWTHEVFGLTVRREEEERKRREDLQCWSDPAAFSSARGCGKKWFTMPVFHTKTIESILEPVAQQISHLVIMHEEGEVDGKAIPDLTVPVAAVQAAVSNLVRVGKETVQTTEDQVMKRDMPPAFIKVENSSSKLVQAAQMLKADPYSVPARDYLIDGSRGILSGTSDLLLTFDEAEVRKIIRVCKGILEYLTVAEVVETMEDLITYTKNLGPGMTKMSKMIEERQQELTHQEHRQMLVNAMNTVKELLPVLISAIKIFVATKSSRGAGVEEAERNRKFTFEKMSAEINEIIRVLQLTTWDEDAWANKDMEALKRYLALIESKMAQAKNWLKDPHGQPGDPGEVALRVILDEAGKVGELCAGKERKDILATTKALGQMTDQIADLRARGQGPTPGCVQRAGQCSQGLDLLFGKVDGAARRLEALINAKQAIARRLDAAQAWLADPNGGPEGEENIRALLAEAKRIADLCEDPKERGDILRSIGEIAGLTARLVELRRQGKGDSPEARALAKQIGGALLTLQSKTNRAVANMRPTKPAVTLEGKMEQALCWVNNPGVDDRGVGQAAIRGMVGEGKRLAGGLLGPYRQDMIGRCDRTEFLMTSLADMANRGEAEAPHARATATQLQDSLKDLRQHMQEVMTQEVSDVFSDTTTPIKLLAVAATAPADAPNREEVFDERAGNFEAHAGRLGATAEKAAAVGSANKTTVEGIHVAVKHARDLTPQVTSAARILLKNPGNKAAYEHFDTMKNQWIDNVEKLTSLVDEAIDTKSLLDASEEAIKKDIDKCRVAMANVQPQMLVAGATSIARRANRVLLVAKREVENSEDPRFRDTVKNASDNLSHTISPMVMDAKAVAGNIQDKALQKAYLDSCLRILGAVGKVREAFQPQEPDFPPPPPDLDQLQLHVADEQAPPKPPLPEGEVPPPRPPPPEEKDEEFPEQKVGEVLSEPMMVAARQLHDEARKWSSKSPPKPTQHEDEEAVEEREVDDEDEFTDGEDDYEPELLMMPSNQPVNQPILAAAQALHQEARKWSSKGNDIIAAAKRMALLMAEMSRLVRGGSGNKRALIQCAKDIAKASDEVTRQAKEVAKQCTDRRIRTNLLQVCERIPTISTQLKILSTVKATMLGRTNISEEESEQATDMLVHNAQNLMQSVKETVREAEAASIRIRTDSGCTLRWVRKTPWYQ; from the exons ATGCGTAAGTGTGCGTATGCgtgcagagagagagtcagtgcGCACCAGCACCAACCACCAACCCGCCTGGCAGCTGTGTTGCTCGGCTGTGATTGGGCGGAGGAGGGCGGTGATTCCTTCTGTCTGTCACGATCCGGAGGACACCGACCGTCTGAGTCCAGCAGCCTTTTACCCGAGGTACTCACCAGAGGAGACGGTGTACAGGAGAGGTGGACGCATGAGGTGTTTGGTCTGAcggtgaggagagaggaagaggagaggaagaggagagaggatctTCAGTGCTGGAGCGACCCAGCAGCTTTTTCTTCTGCAAGGGGCTGCGGTAAAAAGTGGTTCACGATGCCGGTGTTTCACACCAAGACCATCGAGAGTATCCTGGAGCCGGTGGCCCAGCAGATCTCCCACCTGGTCATCATGCACGAGGAAGGTGAGGTGGACGGTAAAGCCATCCCGGACCTCACGGTGCCGGTGGCTGCCGTGCAGGCGGCGGTCAGCAACCTAGTGCGG gtggGGAAGGAGACTGTTCAAACCACCGAGGACCAGGTGATGAAGAGAGACATGCCTCCTGCGTTCATTAA ggtgGAGAACTCGAGCTCTAAGCTCGTCCAGGCGGCTCAGATGCTAAAGGCAGATCCATACTCTGTTCCTGCACGAGATTACCTGATCGACGGATCCAGAGGGATACTGTCTGGAACGTCCGACCTGCTCCTTACCTTTGACgaggcagag GTGCGTAAGATAATTCGAGTGTGTAAAGGTATCCTAGAGTATCTGACAGTAGcggaggtggtggagaccatGGAGGACCTCATCACTTACACCAAGAACCTGGGACCAG GGATgaccaaaatgtcaaagatgATTGAGGAGAGGCAGCAGGAGCTGACGCACCAAGAACACAGACAGATGCTCGTCAACGCCATGAACACTGTCAAAGAGCTGCTGCCTGTTCTTATATCGG CCATCAAGATTTTTGTCGCAACCAAGAGCAGTCGAGGTGCTGGCGTTGAGGAGGCCGAGAGGAACAGGAAGTTCACCTTTGAGAAGATGAGCGCTGAGATCAACGAGATCATAAGAGTCTTACAGCTCACCACGTGGGATGAGGATGCCTGGGCCAATAAG GATATGGAGGCTTTGAAGAGATATCTGGCTTTGATTGAGTCTAAGATGGCACAGGCTAAAAACTGGCTCAAAGACCCACATGGACAACCAG GAGACCCCGGCGAGGTCGCCCTGCGAGTGATACTGGACGAAGCTGGTAAGGTGGGCGAGCTGTGTGctgggaaggaaaggaaagatatACTGGCAACCACCAAGGCTCTGGGACAAATGACTGACCAGATTGCAGATCTACGAGCCAg AGGCCAGGGCCCGACCCCGGGGTGTGTGCAGCGGGCAGGCCAGTGCTCGCAGGGCTTGGACTTGTTGTTTGGCAAAGTGGACGGTGCTGCTCGCAGATTGGAGGCTCTAATCAATGCCAAGCAGGCCATCGCCAGGAGGCTGGACGCTGCACAG GCCTGGCTGGCCGATCCTAACGGCGGTCCTGAGGGGGAGGAGAACATCAGAGCACTACTAGCAGAGGCCAAACGCATCGCCGATCTATGTGAAGACCCCAAAGAGAGGGGCGACATCCTGCGCTCCATCGGCGAGATCGCAGGCCTCACCGCCAGACTCGTGGAGCTACGCAGACA GGGTAAAGGTGACAGCCCGGAGGCTCGTGCGCTGGCAAAGCAGATCGGCGGGGCGCTGCTGACACTGCAGTCCAAAACCAACCGGGCCGTGGCCAACATGAGACCGACCAAACCTGCCGTCACCTTGGAGGGCAAGATGGAGCAGGCCCTCTGCTGGGTGAACAACCCCGGAGTGGACGACAGAGGAGTAG GTCAGGCAGCAATCAGAGGGATGGTTGGAGAAGGGAAGCGGCTGGCAGGAGGCCTGTTAGGCCCGTATCGGCAGGATATGATTGGACGCTGCGACCGGACAGAGTTCCTAATGACATCCTTGGCAGACATGGCCAACAGGGGCGAGGCTGAGGCTCCTCATGCACGAGCTACAGCCACACAACTGCAGGACAGCCTTAAG GACCTGAGGCAGCACATGCAGGAGGTGATGACCCAGGAAGTATCTGATGTTTTCAGTGACACCACCACGCCTATCAAACTGCTGGCTGTGGCTGCAACTGCTCCCGCCGATGCCCCCAACAGAGAGGAG GTTTTTGATGAGCGTGCAGGGAACTTCGAGGCCCACGCAGGCCGGCTGGGGGCGACCGCGGAGAAGGCTGCTGCAGTGGGATCGGCCAATAAGACCACAGTAGAGGGGATACATGTTGCTGTGAAACATGCCAGGGACCTCACACCACAG GTGACCTCTGCTGCTCGGATCTTGTTGAAGAATCCTGGAAATAAAGCAGCGTACGAGCACTTTGACACCATGAAGAACCAGTGGATTGACAATGTGGAGAAACTCACTA GTCTGGTGGACGAAGCCATCGACACCAAATCTCTGTTAGATGCCTCCGAGGAGGCTATAAAGAAAGACATCGACAAGTGCCGAGTTGCCATGGCGAATGTTCAGCCCCAAATGCTTGTTGCCGGGGCGACGAGCATAGCGAGACGAGCCAATCGGGTCCTGTTGGTGGCTAAGAGGGAAGTGGAGAACTCTGAAGATCCGCGGTTCAGAGACACAGTGAAAAACGCGTCAGACAACCTCTCCCACACCATCTCCCCCATGGTGATGGATGCTAAAGCTGTGGCTGGGAACATACAGGATAAAG CTCTGCAGAAGGCCTATTTGGACTCGTGTCTGAGGATCCTGGGTGCAGTCGGAAAAGTTAGAGAAGCCTTCCAACCTCAGGAGCCCGACttccctcctccaccacctgaCCTggaccagctccagctccat GTTGCTGATGAGCAGGCGCCACCCAAGCCCCCCTTGCCAGAGGGCGAGGTGCCCCCGCCTCGGCCCCCTCCTCCAGAGGAGAAGGACGAGGAGTTCCCAGAGCAGAAGGTCGGAGAGGTACTTAGCGAGCCCATGATGGTGGCGGCCAGGCAGCTGCACGACGAGGCACGCAAGTGGTCAAGCAAG tCCCCCCCAAAGCCCACCCAgcatgaggatgaggaggcagtagaggagagagaggtagatgatgaagatgagttTACTGATGGTGAGGATGACTATGAGCCAGAACTGCTGATGATGCCCTCCAACCAGCCTGTCAATCAACCCATTCTGGCAGCTGCCCAGGCTCTCCACCAGGAGGCGCGAAAGTGGTCCAGCAAG GGTAACGACATCATAGCAGCAGCCAAGCGGATGGCTCTGCTGATGGCAGAAATGTCTCGGCTGGTGCGCGGCGGAAGCGGGAACAAGCGAGCGCTGATTCAGTGCGCTAAGGACATCGCCAAGGCCTCAGATGAGGTGACGAGACAGGCAAAGGAAGTGGCCAAGCAGTGCACTGACAGACGCATCAGAACTAACCTGCTGCAG GTGTGTGAACGAATCCCTACCATCAGCACTCAGCTGAAGATCCTCTCCACTGTCAAAGCCACCATGCTGGGACGAACAAACATTAGTGAAGAGGAGTCGGAGCAG GCCACAGACATGTTGGTCCATAACGCCCAGAATCTGATGCAGTCGGTGAAGGAGACCGTCAGAGAAGCAGAAGCAGCCTCCATCAGGATCCGCACAGACTCGGGATGCACCCTCCGCTGGGTGCGCAAGACCCCCTGGTACCAATAA
- the LOC141774098 gene encoding vinculin-like isoform X4 — protein sequence MRKCAYACRERVSAHQHQPPTRLAAVLLGCDWAEEGGDSFCLSRSGGHRPSESSSLLPEVLTRGDGVQERWTHEVFGLTVRREEEERKRREDLQCWSDPAAFSSARGCGKKWFTMPVFHTKTIESILEPVAQQISHLVIMHEEGEVDGKAIPDLTVPVAAVQAAVSNLVRVGKETVQTTEDQVMKRDMPPAFIKVENSSSKLVQAAQMLKADPYSVPARDYLIDGSRGILSGTSDLLLTFDEAEVRKIIRVCKGILEYLTVAEVVETMEDLITYTKNLGPGMTKMSKMIEERQQELTHQEHRQMLVNAMNTVKELLPVLISAIKIFVATKSSRGAGVEEAERNRKFTFEKMSAEINEIIRVLQLTTWDEDAWANKDMEALKRYLALIESKMAQAKNWLKDPHGQPGDPGEVALRVILDEAGKVGELCAGKERKDILATTKALGQMTDQIADLRARGQGPTPGCVQRAGQCSQGLDLLFGKVDGAARRLEALINAKQAIARRLDAAQAWLADPNGGPEGEENIRALLAEAKRIADLCEDPKERGDILRSIGEIAGLTARLVELRRQGKGDSPEARALAKQIGGALLTLQSKTNRAVANMRPTKPAVTLEGKMEQALCWVNNPGVDDRGVGQAAIRGMVGEGKRLAGGLLGPYRQDMIGRCDRTEFLMTSLADMANRGEAEAPHARATATQLQDSLKDLRQHMQEVMTQEVSDVFSDTTTPIKLLAVAATAPADAPNREEVFDERAGNFEAHAGRLGATAEKAAAVGSANKTTVEGIHVAVKHARDLTPQVTSAARILLKNPGNKAAYEHFDTMKNQWIDNVEKLTSLVDEAIDTKSLLDASEEAIKKDIDKCRVAMANVQPQMLVAGATSIARRANRVLLVAKREVENSEDPRFRDTVKNASDNLSHTISPMVMDAKAVAGNIQDKALQKAYLDSCLRILGAVGKVREAFQPQEPDFPPPPPDLDQLQLHVADEQAPPKPPLPEGEVPPPRPPPPEEKDEEFPEQKVGEVLSEPMMVAARQLHDEARKWSSKGNDIIAAAKRMALLMAEMSRLVRGGSGNKRALIQCAKDIAKASDEVTRQAKEVAKQCTDRRIRTNLLQVCERIPTISTQLKILSTVKATMLGRTNISEEESEQATDMLVHNAQNLMQSVKETVREAEAASIRIRTDSGCTLRWVRKTPWYQ from the exons ATGCGTAAGTGTGCGTATGCgtgcagagagagagtcagtgcGCACCAGCACCAACCACCAACCCGCCTGGCAGCTGTGTTGCTCGGCTGTGATTGGGCGGAGGAGGGCGGTGATTCCTTCTGTCTGTCACGATCCGGAGGACACCGACCGTCTGAGTCCAGCAGCCTTTTACCCGAGGTACTCACCAGAGGAGACGGTGTACAGGAGAGGTGGACGCATGAGGTGTTTGGTCTGAcggtgaggagagaggaagaggagaggaagaggagagaggatctTCAGTGCTGGAGCGACCCAGCAGCTTTTTCTTCTGCAAGGGGCTGCGGTAAAAAGTGGTTCACGATGCCGGTGTTTCACACCAAGACCATCGAGAGTATCCTGGAGCCGGTGGCCCAGCAGATCTCCCACCTGGTCATCATGCACGAGGAAGGTGAGGTGGACGGTAAAGCCATCCCGGACCTCACGGTGCCGGTGGCTGCCGTGCAGGCGGCGGTCAGCAACCTAGTGCGG gtggGGAAGGAGACTGTTCAAACCACCGAGGACCAGGTGATGAAGAGAGACATGCCTCCTGCGTTCATTAA ggtgGAGAACTCGAGCTCTAAGCTCGTCCAGGCGGCTCAGATGCTAAAGGCAGATCCATACTCTGTTCCTGCACGAGATTACCTGATCGACGGATCCAGAGGGATACTGTCTGGAACGTCCGACCTGCTCCTTACCTTTGACgaggcagag GTGCGTAAGATAATTCGAGTGTGTAAAGGTATCCTAGAGTATCTGACAGTAGcggaggtggtggagaccatGGAGGACCTCATCACTTACACCAAGAACCTGGGACCAG GGATgaccaaaatgtcaaagatgATTGAGGAGAGGCAGCAGGAGCTGACGCACCAAGAACACAGACAGATGCTCGTCAACGCCATGAACACTGTCAAAGAGCTGCTGCCTGTTCTTATATCGG CCATCAAGATTTTTGTCGCAACCAAGAGCAGTCGAGGTGCTGGCGTTGAGGAGGCCGAGAGGAACAGGAAGTTCACCTTTGAGAAGATGAGCGCTGAGATCAACGAGATCATAAGAGTCTTACAGCTCACCACGTGGGATGAGGATGCCTGGGCCAATAAG GATATGGAGGCTTTGAAGAGATATCTGGCTTTGATTGAGTCTAAGATGGCACAGGCTAAAAACTGGCTCAAAGACCCACATGGACAACCAG GAGACCCCGGCGAGGTCGCCCTGCGAGTGATACTGGACGAAGCTGGTAAGGTGGGCGAGCTGTGTGctgggaaggaaaggaaagatatACTGGCAACCACCAAGGCTCTGGGACAAATGACTGACCAGATTGCAGATCTACGAGCCAg AGGCCAGGGCCCGACCCCGGGGTGTGTGCAGCGGGCAGGCCAGTGCTCGCAGGGCTTGGACTTGTTGTTTGGCAAAGTGGACGGTGCTGCTCGCAGATTGGAGGCTCTAATCAATGCCAAGCAGGCCATCGCCAGGAGGCTGGACGCTGCACAG GCCTGGCTGGCCGATCCTAACGGCGGTCCTGAGGGGGAGGAGAACATCAGAGCACTACTAGCAGAGGCCAAACGCATCGCCGATCTATGTGAAGACCCCAAAGAGAGGGGCGACATCCTGCGCTCCATCGGCGAGATCGCAGGCCTCACCGCCAGACTCGTGGAGCTACGCAGACA GGGTAAAGGTGACAGCCCGGAGGCTCGTGCGCTGGCAAAGCAGATCGGCGGGGCGCTGCTGACACTGCAGTCCAAAACCAACCGGGCCGTGGCCAACATGAGACCGACCAAACCTGCCGTCACCTTGGAGGGCAAGATGGAGCAGGCCCTCTGCTGGGTGAACAACCCCGGAGTGGACGACAGAGGAGTAG GTCAGGCAGCAATCAGAGGGATGGTTGGAGAAGGGAAGCGGCTGGCAGGAGGCCTGTTAGGCCCGTATCGGCAGGATATGATTGGACGCTGCGACCGGACAGAGTTCCTAATGACATCCTTGGCAGACATGGCCAACAGGGGCGAGGCTGAGGCTCCTCATGCACGAGCTACAGCCACACAACTGCAGGACAGCCTTAAG GACCTGAGGCAGCACATGCAGGAGGTGATGACCCAGGAAGTATCTGATGTTTTCAGTGACACCACCACGCCTATCAAACTGCTGGCTGTGGCTGCAACTGCTCCCGCCGATGCCCCCAACAGAGAGGAG GTTTTTGATGAGCGTGCAGGGAACTTCGAGGCCCACGCAGGCCGGCTGGGGGCGACCGCGGAGAAGGCTGCTGCAGTGGGATCGGCCAATAAGACCACAGTAGAGGGGATACATGTTGCTGTGAAACATGCCAGGGACCTCACACCACAG GTGACCTCTGCTGCTCGGATCTTGTTGAAGAATCCTGGAAATAAAGCAGCGTACGAGCACTTTGACACCATGAAGAACCAGTGGATTGACAATGTGGAGAAACTCACTA GTCTGGTGGACGAAGCCATCGACACCAAATCTCTGTTAGATGCCTCCGAGGAGGCTATAAAGAAAGACATCGACAAGTGCCGAGTTGCCATGGCGAATGTTCAGCCCCAAATGCTTGTTGCCGGGGCGACGAGCATAGCGAGACGAGCCAATCGGGTCCTGTTGGTGGCTAAGAGGGAAGTGGAGAACTCTGAAGATCCGCGGTTCAGAGACACAGTGAAAAACGCGTCAGACAACCTCTCCCACACCATCTCCCCCATGGTGATGGATGCTAAAGCTGTGGCTGGGAACATACAGGATAAAG CTCTGCAGAAGGCCTATTTGGACTCGTGTCTGAGGATCCTGGGTGCAGTCGGAAAAGTTAGAGAAGCCTTCCAACCTCAGGAGCCCGACttccctcctccaccacctgaCCTggaccagctccagctccat GTTGCTGATGAGCAGGCGCCACCCAAGCCCCCCTTGCCAGAGGGCGAGGTGCCCCCGCCTCGGCCCCCTCCTCCAGAGGAGAAGGACGAGGAGTTCCCAGAGCAGAAGGTCGGAGAGGTACTTAGCGAGCCCATGATGGTGGCGGCCAGGCAGCTGCACGACGAGGCACGCAAGTGGTCAAGCAAG GGTAACGACATCATAGCAGCAGCCAAGCGGATGGCTCTGCTGATGGCAGAAATGTCTCGGCTGGTGCGCGGCGGAAGCGGGAACAAGCGAGCGCTGATTCAGTGCGCTAAGGACATCGCCAAGGCCTCAGATGAGGTGACGAGACAGGCAAAGGAAGTGGCCAAGCAGTGCACTGACAGACGCATCAGAACTAACCTGCTGCAG GTGTGTGAACGAATCCCTACCATCAGCACTCAGCTGAAGATCCTCTCCACTGTCAAAGCCACCATGCTGGGACGAACAAACATTAGTGAAGAGGAGTCGGAGCAG GCCACAGACATGTTGGTCCATAACGCCCAGAATCTGATGCAGTCGGTGAAGGAGACCGTCAGAGAAGCAGAAGCAGCCTCCATCAGGATCCGCACAGACTCGGGATGCACCCTCCGCTGGGTGCGCAAGACCCCCTGGTACCAATAA
- the LOC141774098 gene encoding vinculin-like isoform X3, with protein sequence MRKCAYACRERVSAHQHQPPTRLAAVLLGCDWAEEGGDSFCLSRSGGHRPSESSSLLPEVLTRGDGVQERWTHEVFGLTVRREEEERKRREDLQCWSDPAAFSSARGCGKKWFTMPVFHTKTIESILEPVAQQISHLVIMHEEGEVDGKAIPDLTVPVAAVQAAVSNLVRVGKETVQTTEDQVMKRDMPPAFIKVENSSSKLVQAAQMLKADPYSVPARDYLIDGSRGILSGTSDLLLTFDEAEVRKIIRVCKGILEYLTVAEVVETMEDLITYTKNLGPGMTKMSKMIEERQQELTHQEHRQMLVNAMNTVKELLPVLISAIKIFVATKSSRGAGVEEAERNRKFTFEKMSAEINEIIRVLQLTTWDEDAWANKDMEALKRYLALIESKMAQAKNWLKDPHGQPGDPGEVALRVILDEAGKVGELCAGKERKDILATTKALGQMTDQIADLRARGQGPTPGCVQRAGQCSQGLDLLFGKVDGAARRLEALINAKQAIARRLDAAQAWLADPNGGPEGEENIRALLAEAKRIADLCEDPKERGDILRSIGEIAGLTARLVELRRQGKGDSPEARALAKQIGGALLTLQSKTNRAVANMRPTKPAVTLEGKMEQALCWVNNPGVDDRGVECEILQWNTGQAAIRGMVGEGKRLAGGLLGPYRQDMIGRCDRTEFLMTSLADMANRGEAEAPHARATATQLQDSLKDLRQHMQEVMTQEVSDVFSDTTTPIKLLAVAATAPADAPNREEVFDERAGNFEAHAGRLGATAEKAAAVGSANKTTVEGIHVAVKHARDLTPQVTSAARILLKNPGNKAAYEHFDTMKNQWIDNVEKLTSLVDEAIDTKSLLDASEEAIKKDIDKCRVAMANVQPQMLVAGATSIARRANRVLLVAKREVENSEDPRFRDTVKNASDNLSHTISPMVMDAKAVAGNIQDKALQKAYLDSCLRILGAVGKVREAFQPQEPDFPPPPPDLDQLQLHVADEQAPPKPPLPEGEVPPPRPPPPEEKDEEFPEQKVGEVLSEPMMVAARQLHDEARKWSSKGNDIIAAAKRMALLMAEMSRLVRGGSGNKRALIQCAKDIAKASDEVTRQAKEVAKQCTDRRIRTNLLQVCERIPTISTQLKILSTVKATMLGRTNISEEESEQATDMLVHNAQNLMQSVKETVREAEAASIRIRTDSGCTLRWVRKTPWYQ encoded by the exons ATGCGTAAGTGTGCGTATGCgtgcagagagagagtcagtgcGCACCAGCACCAACCACCAACCCGCCTGGCAGCTGTGTTGCTCGGCTGTGATTGGGCGGAGGAGGGCGGTGATTCCTTCTGTCTGTCACGATCCGGAGGACACCGACCGTCTGAGTCCAGCAGCCTTTTACCCGAGGTACTCACCAGAGGAGACGGTGTACAGGAGAGGTGGACGCATGAGGTGTTTGGTCTGAcggtgaggagagaggaagaggagaggaagaggagagaggatctTCAGTGCTGGAGCGACCCAGCAGCTTTTTCTTCTGCAAGGGGCTGCGGTAAAAAGTGGTTCACGATGCCGGTGTTTCACACCAAGACCATCGAGAGTATCCTGGAGCCGGTGGCCCAGCAGATCTCCCACCTGGTCATCATGCACGAGGAAGGTGAGGTGGACGGTAAAGCCATCCCGGACCTCACGGTGCCGGTGGCTGCCGTGCAGGCGGCGGTCAGCAACCTAGTGCGG gtggGGAAGGAGACTGTTCAAACCACCGAGGACCAGGTGATGAAGAGAGACATGCCTCCTGCGTTCATTAA ggtgGAGAACTCGAGCTCTAAGCTCGTCCAGGCGGCTCAGATGCTAAAGGCAGATCCATACTCTGTTCCTGCACGAGATTACCTGATCGACGGATCCAGAGGGATACTGTCTGGAACGTCCGACCTGCTCCTTACCTTTGACgaggcagag GTGCGTAAGATAATTCGAGTGTGTAAAGGTATCCTAGAGTATCTGACAGTAGcggaggtggtggagaccatGGAGGACCTCATCACTTACACCAAGAACCTGGGACCAG GGATgaccaaaatgtcaaagatgATTGAGGAGAGGCAGCAGGAGCTGACGCACCAAGAACACAGACAGATGCTCGTCAACGCCATGAACACTGTCAAAGAGCTGCTGCCTGTTCTTATATCGG CCATCAAGATTTTTGTCGCAACCAAGAGCAGTCGAGGTGCTGGCGTTGAGGAGGCCGAGAGGAACAGGAAGTTCACCTTTGAGAAGATGAGCGCTGAGATCAACGAGATCATAAGAGTCTTACAGCTCACCACGTGGGATGAGGATGCCTGGGCCAATAAG GATATGGAGGCTTTGAAGAGATATCTGGCTTTGATTGAGTCTAAGATGGCACAGGCTAAAAACTGGCTCAAAGACCCACATGGACAACCAG GAGACCCCGGCGAGGTCGCCCTGCGAGTGATACTGGACGAAGCTGGTAAGGTGGGCGAGCTGTGTGctgggaaggaaaggaaagatatACTGGCAACCACCAAGGCTCTGGGACAAATGACTGACCAGATTGCAGATCTACGAGCCAg AGGCCAGGGCCCGACCCCGGGGTGTGTGCAGCGGGCAGGCCAGTGCTCGCAGGGCTTGGACTTGTTGTTTGGCAAAGTGGACGGTGCTGCTCGCAGATTGGAGGCTCTAATCAATGCCAAGCAGGCCATCGCCAGGAGGCTGGACGCTGCACAG GCCTGGCTGGCCGATCCTAACGGCGGTCCTGAGGGGGAGGAGAACATCAGAGCACTACTAGCAGAGGCCAAACGCATCGCCGATCTATGTGAAGACCCCAAAGAGAGGGGCGACATCCTGCGCTCCATCGGCGAGATCGCAGGCCTCACCGCCAGACTCGTGGAGCTACGCAGACA GGGTAAAGGTGACAGCCCGGAGGCTCGTGCGCTGGCAAAGCAGATCGGCGGGGCGCTGCTGACACTGCAGTCCAAAACCAACCGGGCCGTGGCCAACATGAGACCGACCAAACCTGCCGTCACCTTGGAGGGCAAGATGGAGCAGGCCCTCTGCTGGGTGAACAACCCCGGAGTGGACGACAGAGGAGTAG AGTGTGAAATACTACAGTGGAACACAG GTCAGGCAGCAATCAGAGGGATGGTTGGAGAAGGGAAGCGGCTGGCAGGAGGCCTGTTAGGCCCGTATCGGCAGGATATGATTGGACGCTGCGACCGGACAGAGTTCCTAATGACATCCTTGGCAGACATGGCCAACAGGGGCGAGGCTGAGGCTCCTCATGCACGAGCTACAGCCACACAACTGCAGGACAGCCTTAAG GACCTGAGGCAGCACATGCAGGAGGTGATGACCCAGGAAGTATCTGATGTTTTCAGTGACACCACCACGCCTATCAAACTGCTGGCTGTGGCTGCAACTGCTCCCGCCGATGCCCCCAACAGAGAGGAG GTTTTTGATGAGCGTGCAGGGAACTTCGAGGCCCACGCAGGCCGGCTGGGGGCGACCGCGGAGAAGGCTGCTGCAGTGGGATCGGCCAATAAGACCACAGTAGAGGGGATACATGTTGCTGTGAAACATGCCAGGGACCTCACACCACAG GTGACCTCTGCTGCTCGGATCTTGTTGAAGAATCCTGGAAATAAAGCAGCGTACGAGCACTTTGACACCATGAAGAACCAGTGGATTGACAATGTGGAGAAACTCACTA GTCTGGTGGACGAAGCCATCGACACCAAATCTCTGTTAGATGCCTCCGAGGAGGCTATAAAGAAAGACATCGACAAGTGCCGAGTTGCCATGGCGAATGTTCAGCCCCAAATGCTTGTTGCCGGGGCGACGAGCATAGCGAGACGAGCCAATCGGGTCCTGTTGGTGGCTAAGAGGGAAGTGGAGAACTCTGAAGATCCGCGGTTCAGAGACACAGTGAAAAACGCGTCAGACAACCTCTCCCACACCATCTCCCCCATGGTGATGGATGCTAAAGCTGTGGCTGGGAACATACAGGATAAAG CTCTGCAGAAGGCCTATTTGGACTCGTGTCTGAGGATCCTGGGTGCAGTCGGAAAAGTTAGAGAAGCCTTCCAACCTCAGGAGCCCGACttccctcctccaccacctgaCCTggaccagctccagctccat GTTGCTGATGAGCAGGCGCCACCCAAGCCCCCCTTGCCAGAGGGCGAGGTGCCCCCGCCTCGGCCCCCTCCTCCAGAGGAGAAGGACGAGGAGTTCCCAGAGCAGAAGGTCGGAGAGGTACTTAGCGAGCCCATGATGGTGGCGGCCAGGCAGCTGCACGACGAGGCACGCAAGTGGTCAAGCAAG GGTAACGACATCATAGCAGCAGCCAAGCGGATGGCTCTGCTGATGGCAGAAATGTCTCGGCTGGTGCGCGGCGGAAGCGGGAACAAGCGAGCGCTGATTCAGTGCGCTAAGGACATCGCCAAGGCCTCAGATGAGGTGACGAGACAGGCAAAGGAAGTGGCCAAGCAGTGCACTGACAGACGCATCAGAACTAACCTGCTGCAG GTGTGTGAACGAATCCCTACCATCAGCACTCAGCTGAAGATCCTCTCCACTGTCAAAGCCACCATGCTGGGACGAACAAACATTAGTGAAGAGGAGTCGGAGCAG GCCACAGACATGTTGGTCCATAACGCCCAGAATCTGATGCAGTCGGTGAAGGAGACCGTCAGAGAAGCAGAAGCAGCCTCCATCAGGATCCGCACAGACTCGGGATGCACCCTCCGCTGGGTGCGCAAGACCCCCTGGTACCAATAA